One Zootoca vivipara chromosome 9, rZooViv1.1, whole genome shotgun sequence DNA window includes the following coding sequences:
- the LOC132592608 gene encoding zinc finger BED domain-containing protein 5-like — MKPAKLRRHLETKHPEFKSKSLDFFKNKLGELKTSRKTIAKHCGANVNENATLASYEVAQLVAKCGKNHTIAEELILPSAIILCKRMLGDAAAKIIGTVPLSNNTVQRRITDMGVNIEETLLARLRMSDMYALQLDESTDISNKAIMLVFARFLWEDQVFEDFLFSCELLHTKADDIFTALNNYLNEHDVTWKKCVGLSTDGAKAMAGNKTGLQTRVKAVAPEVKWTHCCIHREALVAKRLPEPLQKILKEVVQIINYIKTLPLQSRLFSLLCKEIGSEHEQLLIHTEVRWLSRSRILSRFFELRDEVRLFLLDTKYADFLTNFSWLCSVAYLADVFEHLNVLNLSLQGKNVDMFKVEDKISAMVQKCQIWASRIENKSLTNFSTLKQFLESSEESLPEQIKINVAEHLRSLATTFREYFPEPDPDDRWIRRNTQNPRPH, encoded by the coding sequence ATGAAACCAGCAAAACTCCGGCGCCATCTTGAAACAAAGCACCCAGAGTTCAAAAGTAAGTCATtagattttttcaaaaataaattaggAGAGTTGAAAACATCTCGTAAAACAATTGCCAAACACTGTGGTGCAAATGTAAATGAAAATGCAACCCTTGCGTCTTACGAGGTGGCTCAGCTTGTTGCTAAATGTGGGAAAAACCACACAATTGCTGAGGAACTTATACTGCCATCAGCAATAATACTTTGCAAGAGAATGTTAGGTGATGCAGCTGCTAAGATAATAGGAACTGTCCCGCTCTCAAATAATACCGTTCAAAGACGAATTACTGATATGGGAGTTAACATCGAAGAAACATTGCTGGCTAGACTTCGCATGAGTGACATGTACGCTCTACAATTGGATGAAAGCACAGACATATCAAACAAAGCTATAATGTTGGTTTTCGCACGATTCTTATGGGAGGACCAAGTGTTCgaagattttcttttttcatgcGAACTACTGCATACAAAAGCAGACGATATTTTTACTGCATTAAATAATTATCTCAATGAACACGATGTCACCTGGAAAAAATGTGTAGGCTTGTCTACGGATGGAGCAAAGGCAATGGCTGGCAATAAAACAGGACTTCAAACTCGTGTCAAAGCAGTAGCTCCTGAGGTGAAATGGACTCACTGTTGTATCCATCGTGAAGCCTTAGTAGCCAAAAGATTGCCTGAACCTTTGCAAAAGATTCTGAAAGAAGTAGTTCAAATCATCAACTACATTAAAACTCTACCTCTGCAATCCAGATTATTTTCTTTGTTGTGTAAAGAGATCGGCAGTGAGCATGAGCAACTTCTTATTCATACGGAAGTAAGATGGCTTTCTCGAAGTAGGATCTTGTCAAGATTTTTTGAACTTAGAGACGAGGTTCGTCTCTTCCTTCTGGACACAAAGTACGCGGATTTTCTCACTAACTTCTCTTGGCTTTGCTCAGTTGCGTACTTAGCTGATGTGTTTGAACACTTGAATGTGTTAAACTTGAGTTTACAAGGAAAAAATGTAGACATGTTCAAAGTTGAGGATAAGATTAGTGCTATGGTCCAAAAGTGTCAGATCTGGGCGTCAAGGATAGAAAACAAGTCACTAACTAACTTTTCTACTTTAAAACAATTCTTGGAGTCATCAGAGGAGAGTTTGCCTGAGCAGATCAAGATCAATGTAGCCGAGCATCTACGCAGCCTAGCCACCACTTTTAGAGAGTATTTCCCTGAACCTGACCCTGACGACAGGTGGATTCGGAGAAATACACAAAATCCAAGGCCTCACTGA